From Clavelina lepadiformis chromosome 9, kaClaLepa1.1, whole genome shotgun sequence, the proteins below share one genomic window:
- the LOC143470290 gene encoding uncharacterized protein LOC143470290 isoform X1: protein MEKSSKQQETSRKPQSNANEIVITNATYIKIASILFAAAGIAAIVVSTLSGSTDPCIEIRKSSTNGLQRNTCPEVECEFDVSLCSFSCPFGYEMDRDRCPVSCKCAVDTNSFQGDIQIDETQLPSFLKVYGYEEDDEYQEFSLQVGSAYIAKQRWNEEIEDQKNVIYFEMDRGIKSVPQAVKAIKEGHDELEKLSCFKFKPYLSSSDSSYVRYIRDYGCWARVGRQYNAASGQDVSIGRGCESWTTVAHELIHTFGFEHEQSRPDRDGYVKVNYENIRKGMDGNFKKIPLKFALDLGSSYDFDSIMHYGAKFFSSNGEETLEKLPDTPTKGVPEWRKALTQEDIKELNALYCKNMKIGNSGTTGGSGGSTGGSGGSTGGSGGSTGGSGGSTGSSGGTTGGSGGSTGGSGGSAGGSGSSTGGSGGSTGGSGGSTGGSGGTTGGSGGSTGGSGGSTGGSGGSTGGSGGTTGGSGGTTGGSGGTTGSIRWGGFGPYGQCTCTSAFSFAARTCIGGTYTQCRKKFPNTAIYSKRKCIANHRPTTCTSAQWGPWGSYGQCSRTCGTYAFRQRERDCPAGYGKCYGVSASTVPCTVPRCTSGGGSTGGGSTGGGSTGGGTTGGGTTGGGTTGGGTTGGGTTGGGSTGGGSTGGGSSGYTGPKQWGQFGPWSKCRCTNQYILSHRSCVYGTITDCEYHYPNTYSFRRKKCADSDRPSNCQSPSQWSPWTAYGQCTRTCGDNSYKIRSRTCQGVVGTCVGQNSNAIKCYVPQCTDALPQWSAWYESVPCTKSCGGGWKWYRRHCLKKESSTGTLVRWFDKDCPGGTDPRTTESAPLSCNTQPCISGRVGLYSEEPIIKMFRRTPIKPLNNPCPASKTLRWVFGDFNGDLKQDAMCGEDSGIFHILYGDTSGRFAALGWSGYMQDCSRGAKYSADFNGDGLDDLLCQDKEKKLLSVKLSENAVFDADAVFESHFCTGASDEVILLDANADGKADILCNHGRSRIEILRTK from the exons atggaaaaatcaagcaaacaaCAGGAAACAAGCAGAAAACCCCAATCAAATGCCAATGAAATTGTTATTACCAATGCCACATACATAAAAATTGCCTCCATTTTATTTGCTGCCGCTGGTATCGCTGCAATTGTAGTTTCTACTCTTTCAG GGTCAACTGATCCATGCATAGAAATCAGGAAAAGCAGCACAAATGGTTTGCAAAGGAACACCTGTCCAg AGGTTGAGTGTGAATTTGATGTCTCGCTCTGCTCCTTTTCATGTCCATTTGGTTATGAAATGGACAGAGATAGATGCCCAGTGAGCTGTAAATGTGCAGTAGATACCAACTCATTCCAAGGAGATATTCAAATAGATGAGACTCAATTGCCAAGTTTTTTGAAG gtTTATGGTTATGAAGAAGATGACGAGTACCAAGAATTTTCACTTCAGGTTGGATCAGCTTATATTGCTAAGCAACGTTGGAATGAGGAAATTGAGGatcaaaaaaatgtaatttatttcGAAATGGATCGCGGAATTA AATCAGTCCCACAAGCTGTTAAAGCAATCAAAGAAGGACACGATGAATTGGAGAagctttcatgctttaaatttAAGCCTTACTTATCCTCATCGGACTCATCGTATGTCAGATATATTCGGGATTATGGATGTTG GGCTAGAGTTGGGAGACAATATAATGCTGCCTCTGGCCAAGATGTAAGCATTGGTCGTGGTTGTGAAAGTTGGACTACTGTCGCCCATGAACTTATACACACCTTCGGTTTTGAGCATGAGCAATCTCGACCAGACCGTGATGGTTATGTCAAAGTCAACTACGAAAATATTCGAAAAG GGATGGATggcaatttcaaaaagatTCCACTTAAATTTGCACTCGATTTGGGATCTTCGTATGATTTTGACTCGATTATGCATTACGGAGCAAAGTTCTTTTCATCAAATGGCGAAGAAACTTTGGAGAAGTTACCTG ATACTCCGACAAAAGGAGTACCTGAGTGGAGGAAAGCCTTAACTCAAGAGGATATCAAGGAATTGAATGCATTGTACtgcaaaaacatgaaaataggCAACAGTGGTACAACAGGTGGCAGTGGTGGTTCAACTGGTGGCAGTGGTGGTTCAACTGGTGGCAGTGGCGGTTCAACTGGTGGCAGCGGCGGTTCAACTGGTAGCAGCGGCGGTACAACAGGTGGCAGCGGCGGTTCAACTGGTGGCAGCGGCGGCTCAGCTGGTGGCAGTGGGAGTTCAACTGGTGGCAGTGGTGGTTCAACTGGTGGCAGTGGCGGTTCAACTGGTGGCAGTGGCGGTACAACTGGTGGCAGCGGTGGTTCAACTGGTGGCAGCGGTGGTTCAACTGGTGGCAGCGGTGGTTCAACTGGTGGCAGCGGTGGTACAACTGGTGGCAGTGGCGGTACAACAGGTGGCAGCGGTGGTACAacag GATCCATACGTTGGGGTGGTTTTGGACCATATGGACAGTGCACATGTACAAGTGCATTTTCCTTTGCTGCGCGTACTTGCATTGGTGGAACGTATACT CAATGCAGAAAGAAGTTTCCCAACACAGCCATTTACAGTAAAAGGAAATGCATTGCTAATCACCGTCCAACAACTTGCACTTCAGCTCAGTGGGGACCCTGGGGCAGTTATGGACAATGTTCCAGAACTTGTGGAACTTATGCTTTTAGACAGAG GGAGAGAGATTGCCCTGCAGGTTATGGTAAGTGCTATGGAGTCAGTGCTAGTACTGTACCCTGCACTGTCCCGAGATGTACTTCTGGTGGTGGTTCAACTGGCGGCGGTTCAACTGGTGGCGGTTCAACTGGTGGTGGTACAACTGGTGGCGGTACAACTGGTGGCGGTACAACTGGTGGCGGTACAACTGGTGGCGGTACAACTGGTGGCGGTTCAACTGGCGGCGGTTCAACTGGCGGCGGTTCATCTGGTTATACAG GGCCCAAACAGTGGGGTCAGTTTGGACCTTGGAGCAAATGCAGGTGTACTAATCAATATATACTTTCTCATCGCTCTTGTGTTTATGGAACTATTACT GATTGTGAATATCACTATCCCAACACATACTCATTCAGGAGAAAGAAATGTGCTGATAGTGACCGTCCTAGCAATTGCCAGTCGCCATCTCAGTGGAGTCCCTGGACCGCATATGGACAATGCACCAGAACTTGTGGGGACAACTCATACAAAATCAG gTCTAGAACCTGCCAAGGAGTTGTTGGAACGTGCGTTGGACAGAATTCAAATGCTATAAAGTGCTACGTACCACAGTGTACAGACG CGCTTCCGCAATGGTCCGCTTGGTACGAAAGTGTTCCTTGCACGAAAAGCTGTGGTGGCGGCTGGAAATGGTATCGACGTCATTGTCTGAAAAAAGAAAGTAGCACTGGAACCTTAGTGCGGTGGTTTGATAAGGATTGTCCCGGTGGAACAGATCCGCGTACAACCGAATCTGCACCTTTATCATGCAACACTCAGCCATGTATATCTGGTAGAGTTGGGCTGTACAGCGAGGAGCCAA TTATCAAGATGTTCAGGAGAACGCCGATAAAACCGCTCAATAATCCCTGCCCGGCTTCTAAAACACTGCGGTGGGTGTTTGGCGATTTTAACGGCGACCTTAAACAGGATGCAATGTGTGGCGAGGACAGTGGcatttt CCACATTTTGTACGGGGATACATCTGGACGTTTTGCTGCACTCGGATGGTCTGGTTACATGCAGGACTGCAGTAGAGGGGCAAAATATTCAGCGGATTTCAATGGTGATGGCTTGGATGATTTGCTGTGTCAGGACAAAGAGAAAAA ATTGTTGTCAGTCAAGTTGTCCGAAAATGCAGTCTTTGACGCAGACGCGGTTTTCGAATCTCATTTCTGCACCGGCGCCAGTGATGAGGTCATTCTTCTCGACGCAAACGCCGATGGTAAAGCTGACATACTTTGCAACCATGGACGTTCAAGAATTGAGATTTTACGCACTAAATAA
- the LOC143470290 gene encoding uncharacterized protein LOC143470290 isoform X3, with protein sequence MEKSSKQQETSRKPQSNANEIVITNATYIKIASILFAAAGIAAIVVSTLSGSTDPCIEIRKSSTNGLQRNTCPEVECEFDVSLCSFSCPFGYEMDRDRCPVSCKCAVDTNSFQGDIQIDETQLPSFLKVYGYEEDDEYQEFSLQVGSAYIAKQRWNEEIEDQKNVIYFEMDRGIKSVPQAVKAIKEGHDELEKLSCFKFKPYLSSSDSSYVRYIRDYGCWARVGRQYNAASGQDVSIGRGCESWTTVAHELIHTFGFEHEQSRPDRDGYVKVNYENIRKGMDGNFKKIPLKFALDLGSSYDFDSIMHYGAKFFSSNGEETLEKLPDTPTKGVPEWRKALTQEDIKELNALYCKNMKIGNSGTTGGSGGSTGGSGGSTGGSGGSTGGSGGSTGSSGGTTGGSGGSTGGSGGSAGGSGSSTGGSGGSTGGSGGSTGGSGGTTGGSGGSTGGSGGSTGGSGGSTGGSGGTTGGSGGTTGSIRWGGFGPYGQCTCTSAFSFAARTCIGGTYTQCRKKFPNTAIYSKRKCIANHRPTTCTSAQWGPWGSYGQCSRTCGTYAFRQRERDCPAGYGKCYGVSASTVPCTVPRCTSGGGSTGGGSTGGGSTGGGTTGGGTTGGGTTGGGTTGGGTTGGGSTGGGSTGGGSSGYTGPKQWGQFGPWSKCRCTNQYILSHRSCVYGTITDCEYHYPNTYSFRRKKCADSDRPSNCQSPSQWSPWTAYGQCTRTCGDNSYKIRSRTCQGVVGTCVGQNSNAIKCYVPQCTDALPQWSAWYESVPCTKSCGGGWKWYRRHCLKKESSTGTLVRWFDKDCPGGTDPRTTESAPLSCNTQPCISGRVGLYSEEPIIKMFRRTPIKPLNNPCPASKTLRWVFGDFNGDLKQDAMCGEDSGIFHILYGDTSGRFAALGWSGYMQDCSRGAKYSADFNGDGLDDLLCQDKEKKLLSVKLSENAVFDADAVFESHFCTGASDEVILLDANADGKADILCNHGRSRIEILRTK encoded by the exons atggaaaaatcaagcaaacaaCAGGAAACAAGCAGAAAACCCCAATCAAATGCCAATGAAATTGTTATTACCAATGCCACATACATAAAAATTGCCTCCATTTTATTTGCTGCCGCTGGTATCGCTGCAATTGTAGTTTCTACTCTTTCAG GGTCAACTGATCCATGCATAGAAATCAGGAAAAGCAGCACAAATGGTTTGCAAAGGAACACCTGTCCAg AGGTTGAGTGTGAATTTGATGTCTCGCTCTGCTCCTTTTCATGTCCATTTGGTTATGAAATGGACAGAGATAGATGCCCAGTGAGCTGTAAATGTGCAGTAGATACCAACTCATTCCAAGGAGATATTCAAATAGATGAGACTCAATTGCCAAGTTTTTTGAAG gtTTATGGTTATGAAGAAGATGACGAGTACCAAGAATTTTCACTTCAGGTTGGATCAGCTTATATTGCTAAGCAACGTTGGAATGAGGAAATTGAGGatcaaaaaaatgtaatttatttcGAAATGGATCGCGGAATTA AATCAGTCCCACAAGCTGTTAAAGCAATCAAAGAAGGACACGATGAATTGGAGAagctttcatgctttaaatttAAGCCTTACTTATCCTCATCGGACTCATCGTATGTCAGATATATTCGGGATTATGGATGTTG GGCTAGAGTTGGGAGACAATATAATGCTGCCTCTGGCCAAGATGTAAGCATTGGTCGTGGTTGTGAAAGTTGGACTACTGTCGCCCATGAACTTATACACACCTTCGGTTTTGAGCATGAGCAATCTCGACCAGACCGTGATGGTTATGTCAAAGTCAACTACGAAAATATTCGAAAAG GGATGGATggcaatttcaaaaagatTCCACTTAAATTTGCACTCGATTTGGGATCTTCGTATGATTTTGACTCGATTATGCATTACGGAGCAAAGTTCTTTTCATCAAATGGCGAAGAAACTTTGGAGAAGTTACCTG ATACTCCGACAAAAGGAGTACCTGAGTGGAGGAAAGCCTTAACTCAAGAGGATATCAAGGAATTGAATGCATTGTACtgcaaaaacatgaaaataggCAACAGTGGTACAACAGGTGGCAGTGGTGGTTCAACTGGTGGCAGTGGTGGTTCAACTGGTGGCAGTGGCGGTTCAACTGGTGGCAGCGGCGGTTCAACTGGTAGCAGCGGCGGTACAACAGGTGGCAGCGGCGGTTCAACTGGTGGCAGCGGCGGCTCAGCTGGTGGCAGTGGGAGTTCAACTGGTGGCAGTGGTGGTTCAACTGGTGGCAGTGGCGGTTCAACTGGTGGCAGTGGCGGTACAACTGGTGGCAGCGGTGGTTCAACTGGTGGCAGCGGTGGTTCAACTGGTGGCAGCGGTGGTTCAACTGGTGGCAGCGGTGGTACAACTGGTGGCAGTGGCGGTACAACAG GATCCATACGTTGGGGTGGTTTTGGACCATATGGACAGTGCACATGTACAAGTGCATTTTCCTTTGCTGCGCGTACTTGCATTGGTGGAACGTATACT CAATGCAGAAAGAAGTTTCCCAACACAGCCATTTACAGTAAAAGGAAATGCATTGCTAATCACCGTCCAACAACTTGCACTTCAGCTCAGTGGGGACCCTGGGGCAGTTATGGACAATGTTCCAGAACTTGTGGAACTTATGCTTTTAGACAGAG GGAGAGAGATTGCCCTGCAGGTTATGGTAAGTGCTATGGAGTCAGTGCTAGTACTGTACCCTGCACTGTCCCGAGATGTACTTCTGGTGGTGGTTCAACTGGCGGCGGTTCAACTGGTGGCGGTTCAACTGGTGGTGGTACAACTGGTGGCGGTACAACTGGTGGCGGTACAACTGGTGGCGGTACAACTGGTGGCGGTACAACTGGTGGCGGTTCAACTGGCGGCGGTTCAACTGGCGGCGGTTCATCTGGTTATACAG GGCCCAAACAGTGGGGTCAGTTTGGACCTTGGAGCAAATGCAGGTGTACTAATCAATATATACTTTCTCATCGCTCTTGTGTTTATGGAACTATTACT GATTGTGAATATCACTATCCCAACACATACTCATTCAGGAGAAAGAAATGTGCTGATAGTGACCGTCCTAGCAATTGCCAGTCGCCATCTCAGTGGAGTCCCTGGACCGCATATGGACAATGCACCAGAACTTGTGGGGACAACTCATACAAAATCAG gTCTAGAACCTGCCAAGGAGTTGTTGGAACGTGCGTTGGACAGAATTCAAATGCTATAAAGTGCTACGTACCACAGTGTACAGACG CGCTTCCGCAATGGTCCGCTTGGTACGAAAGTGTTCCTTGCACGAAAAGCTGTGGTGGCGGCTGGAAATGGTATCGACGTCATTGTCTGAAAAAAGAAAGTAGCACTGGAACCTTAGTGCGGTGGTTTGATAAGGATTGTCCCGGTGGAACAGATCCGCGTACAACCGAATCTGCACCTTTATCATGCAACACTCAGCCATGTATATCTGGTAGAGTTGGGCTGTACAGCGAGGAGCCAA TTATCAAGATGTTCAGGAGAACGCCGATAAAACCGCTCAATAATCCCTGCCCGGCTTCTAAAACACTGCGGTGGGTGTTTGGCGATTTTAACGGCGACCTTAAACAGGATGCAATGTGTGGCGAGGACAGTGGcatttt CCACATTTTGTACGGGGATACATCTGGACGTTTTGCTGCACTCGGATGGTCTGGTTACATGCAGGACTGCAGTAGAGGGGCAAAATATTCAGCGGATTTCAATGGTGATGGCTTGGATGATTTGCTGTGTCAGGACAAAGAGAAAAA ATTGTTGTCAGTCAAGTTGTCCGAAAATGCAGTCTTTGACGCAGACGCGGTTTTCGAATCTCATTTCTGCACCGGCGCCAGTGATGAGGTCATTCTTCTCGACGCAAACGCCGATGGTAAAGCTGACATACTTTGCAACCATGGACGTTCAAGAATTGAGATTTTACGCACTAAATAA
- the LOC143470290 gene encoding uncharacterized protein LOC143470290 isoform X2 translates to MEKSSKQQETSRKPQSNANEIVITNATYIKIASILFAAAGIAAIVVSTLSGSTDPCIEIRKSSTNGLQRNTCPEVECEFDVSLCSFSCPFGYEMDRDRCPVSCKCAVDTNSFQGDIQIDETQLPSFLKVYGYEEDDEYQEFSLQVGSAYIAKQRWNEEIEDQKNVIYFEMDRGIKSVPQAVKAIKEGHDELEKLSCFKFKPYLSSSDSSYVRYIRDYGCWARVGRQYNAASGQDVSIGRGCESWTTVAHELIHTFGFEHEQSRPDRDGYVKVNYENIRKGMDGNFKKIPLKFALDLGSSYDFDSIMHYGAKFFSSNGEETLEKLPDTPTKGVPEWRKALTQEDIKELNALYCKNMKIGNSGTTGGSGGSTGGSGGSTGGSGGSTGGSGGSTGSSGGTTGGSGGSTGGSGGSAGGSGSSTGGSGGSTGGSGGSTGGSGGTTGGSGGSTGGSGGSTGGSGGSTGGSGGTTGGSGGTTGGSGGTTGSIRWGGFGPYGQCTCTSAFSFAARTCIGGTYTQCRKKFPNTAIYSKRKCIANHRPTTCTSAQWGPWGSYGQCSRTCGTYAFRQRERDCPAGYGKCYGVSASTVPCTVPRCTSGGGSTGGGSTGGGSTGGGTTGGGTTGGGTTGGGTTGGGTTGGGSTGGGSTGGGSSGYTGPKQWGQFGPWSKCRCTNQYILSHRSCVYGTITDCEYHYPNTYSFRRKKCADSDRPSNCQSPSQWSPWTAYGQCTRTCGDNSYKIRSRTCQGVVGTCVGQNSNAIKCYVPQCTDALPQWSAWYESVPCTKSCGGGWKWYRRHCLKKESSTGTLVRWFDKDCPGGTDPRTTESAPLSCNTQPCISGRVGLYSEEPIIKMFRRTPIKPLNNPCPASKTLRWVFGDFNGDLKQDAMCGEDSGIFHILYGDTSGRFAALGWSGYMQDCSRGAKYSADFNGDGLDDLLCQDKEKKLLSVKLSEKANFDADAVFESYFCTGASDEVILLDANADGKADILCNHGRSRIEILHSK, encoded by the exons atggaaaaatcaagcaaacaaCAGGAAACAAGCAGAAAACCCCAATCAAATGCCAATGAAATTGTTATTACCAATGCCACATACATAAAAATTGCCTCCATTTTATTTGCTGCCGCTGGTATCGCTGCAATTGTAGTTTCTACTCTTTCAG GGTCAACTGATCCATGCATAGAAATCAGGAAAAGCAGCACAAATGGTTTGCAAAGGAACACCTGTCCAg AGGTTGAGTGTGAATTTGATGTCTCGCTCTGCTCCTTTTCATGTCCATTTGGTTATGAAATGGACAGAGATAGATGCCCAGTGAGCTGTAAATGTGCAGTAGATACCAACTCATTCCAAGGAGATATTCAAATAGATGAGACTCAATTGCCAAGTTTTTTGAAG gtTTATGGTTATGAAGAAGATGACGAGTACCAAGAATTTTCACTTCAGGTTGGATCAGCTTATATTGCTAAGCAACGTTGGAATGAGGAAATTGAGGatcaaaaaaatgtaatttatttcGAAATGGATCGCGGAATTA AATCAGTCCCACAAGCTGTTAAAGCAATCAAAGAAGGACACGATGAATTGGAGAagctttcatgctttaaatttAAGCCTTACTTATCCTCATCGGACTCATCGTATGTCAGATATATTCGGGATTATGGATGTTG GGCTAGAGTTGGGAGACAATATAATGCTGCCTCTGGCCAAGATGTAAGCATTGGTCGTGGTTGTGAAAGTTGGACTACTGTCGCCCATGAACTTATACACACCTTCGGTTTTGAGCATGAGCAATCTCGACCAGACCGTGATGGTTATGTCAAAGTCAACTACGAAAATATTCGAAAAG GGATGGATggcaatttcaaaaagatTCCACTTAAATTTGCACTCGATTTGGGATCTTCGTATGATTTTGACTCGATTATGCATTACGGAGCAAAGTTCTTTTCATCAAATGGCGAAGAAACTTTGGAGAAGTTACCTG ATACTCCGACAAAAGGAGTACCTGAGTGGAGGAAAGCCTTAACTCAAGAGGATATCAAGGAATTGAATGCATTGTACtgcaaaaacatgaaaataggCAACAGTGGTACAACAGGTGGCAGTGGTGGTTCAACTGGTGGCAGTGGTGGTTCAACTGGTGGCAGTGGCGGTTCAACTGGTGGCAGCGGCGGTTCAACTGGTAGCAGCGGCGGTACAACAGGTGGCAGCGGCGGTTCAACTGGTGGCAGCGGCGGCTCAGCTGGTGGCAGTGGGAGTTCAACTGGTGGCAGTGGTGGTTCAACTGGTGGCAGTGGCGGTTCAACTGGTGGCAGTGGCGGTACAACTGGTGGCAGCGGTGGTTCAACTGGTGGCAGCGGTGGTTCAACTGGTGGCAGCGGTGGTTCAACTGGTGGCAGCGGTGGTACAACTGGTGGCAGTGGCGGTACAACAGGTGGCAGCGGTGGTACAacag GATCCATACGTTGGGGTGGTTTTGGACCATATGGACAGTGCACATGTACAAGTGCATTTTCCTTTGCTGCGCGTACTTGCATTGGTGGAACGTATACT CAATGCAGAAAGAAGTTTCCCAACACAGCCATTTACAGTAAAAGGAAATGCATTGCTAATCACCGTCCAACAACTTGCACTTCAGCTCAGTGGGGACCCTGGGGCAGTTATGGACAATGTTCCAGAACTTGTGGAACTTATGCTTTTAGACAGAG GGAGAGAGATTGCCCTGCAGGTTATGGTAAGTGCTATGGAGTCAGTGCTAGTACTGTACCCTGCACTGTCCCGAGATGTACTTCTGGTGGTGGTTCAACTGGCGGCGGTTCAACTGGTGGCGGTTCAACTGGTGGTGGTACAACTGGTGGCGGTACAACTGGTGGCGGTACAACTGGTGGCGGTACAACTGGTGGCGGTACAACTGGTGGCGGTTCAACTGGCGGCGGTTCAACTGGCGGCGGTTCATCTGGTTATACAG GGCCCAAACAGTGGGGTCAGTTTGGACCTTGGAGCAAATGCAGGTGTACTAATCAATATATACTTTCTCATCGCTCTTGTGTTTATGGAACTATTACT GATTGTGAATATCACTATCCCAACACATACTCATTCAGGAGAAAGAAATGTGCTGATAGTGACCGTCCTAGCAATTGCCAGTCGCCATCTCAGTGGAGTCCCTGGACCGCATATGGACAATGCACCAGAACTTGTGGGGACAACTCATACAAAATCAG gTCTAGAACCTGCCAAGGAGTTGTTGGAACGTGCGTTGGACAGAATTCAAATGCTATAAAGTGCTACGTACCACAGTGTACAGACG CGCTTCCGCAATGGTCCGCTTGGTACGAAAGTGTTCCTTGCACGAAAAGCTGTGGTGGCGGCTGGAAATGGTATCGACGTCATTGTCTGAAAAAAGAAAGTAGCACTGGAACCTTAGTGCGGTGGTTTGATAAGGATTGTCCCGGTGGAACAGATCCGCGTACAACCGAATCTGCACCTTTATCATGCAACACTCAGCCATGTATATCTGGTAGAGTTGGGCTGTACAGCGAGGAGCCAA TTATCAAGATGTTCAGGAGAACGCCGATAAAACCGCTCAATAATCCCTGCCCGGCTTCTAAAACACTGCGGTGGGTGTTTGGCGATTTTAACGGCGACCTTAAACAGGATGCAATGTGTGGCGAGGACAGTGGcatttt CCACATTTTGTACGGGGATACATCTGGACGTTTTGCTGCACTCGGATGGTCTGGTTACATGCAGGACTGCAGTAGAGGGGCAAAATATTCAGCGGATTTCAATGGTGATGGCTTGGATGATTTGCTGTGTCAGGACAAAGAGAAAAA